A region of Triplophysa dalaica isolate WHDGS20190420 chromosome 20, ASM1584641v1, whole genome shotgun sequence DNA encodes the following proteins:
- the map7b gene encoding ensconsin isoform X1, with protein MPAPLRMRRGACRSAIPSLSTIVEEEEGQLSRKRRRRGGGADSHLRADDKSSWSRPESSASGQNTYTVRSPTEIHTVTRPEPLMLKNDERQRLARERREELDKQNATRDSKWLEREERAQHFYEKQLEERRKKLEEQRLREERRRAAVEEKRRQRLEEDQARYEAVIRKTMEKSQRVRPKSNRWSWGGTLSASTSHNNDAERRSVSTMNLSKHMDPVISKRLSSSSATLLNSPDRALLKQTSQSSSCLLKKTLSKSKISREKIPQEQSAGIRRMPLTPWENSMVNRLQTPTHSYLARSRSAMSLSGDAVTPICPRSASCHPMSATSFKSLQSRSTERPIRTSLNFEKPIRENISLDTRTRRRTTQIIPVDRKDKDNVRKSWSNLSYPTTPTLSLFTPKRAPSPAGNCSRVTNPSPNRSSTAKPSQKSPNPKKSPTPPASMRLSASNPSLSPGNLRPNRVNPESSRVSPEGEGGKKGAMLTSVDPPKTKPETPVTKPEPSAESAGSPPSIRPYAGTTDPEEASRLLAEKRRQAREQREREEEERRQQEEAERRGREEMARRKAEERAKREEEAQRQAEERGRREEEEKRLEEERAQKEREEAERLQKQKEEEEARQREEAECLRLEREKHFQKEEAERLERKKRLEEIMKRTRRSDPKTTPQKNGDVSRERGQDSTMSGSPSVSVSTPQSPETDRSDSNGHTGPSFITPILPTAGHSTVLAAQLRENGIATEKETFEEVIEVPMTSKLSRQDGDGEEMENKEEEKRKVPLLAFTENGSTHSTNELEENPAQQRADIV; from the exons GTGCTGACTCCCACCTCAGAGCAGATGACAAGTCATCATGGAGTCGACCCGAGTCATCTGCCTCAGGACAGAACACCTACACTGTTCGCAGTCCTACGGAGATCCACACTGTTACCAGACCAG aGCCTCTAATGCTGAAGAACGATGAAAGACAGAGACTCGCTCGTGAGCGAAGGGAGGAGCTGGACAAACAGAATG ctACACGAGATTCGAAGTGGCTTGAGCGAGAGGAGAGAGCGCAACATTTTTACGAGAAACAGTTGGAGGAGCGGAGAAAGAAGCTGGAGGAGCAAAGGCTAAGAGAGGAGAGGAGACGCGCCGCTGTGGAGGAAAAACGTCGACAGAGACTAGAGGAGGATCAG GCACGGTATGAAGCTGTTATCAGGAAGACCATGGAGAAGAGTCAGAGAGTCAGGCCTAAATCAAACCGCTGGAGCTGGGGCGGAACACTGTCGGCTAGCACCTCACACAATAATG aTGCGGAAAGAAGGTCAGTATCCACCATGAATCTGTCTAAACACATGGACCCAGTCATTTCCAAACGTCTCTCCTCTTCTTCAGCAACACTGCTGAATTCACCAGATAGAG CCTTACTGAAGCAGACGTCTCAGTCATCGTCttgcttgttaaaaaaaacactgtctaAATCCAAAATCTCCAGAGAGAAGATCCCTCAGGAACAATCAGCAG GTATACGTCGCATGCCTCTGACCCCATGGGAGAATTCGATGGTCAATCGACTTCAGACACCAACACACTCGTATCTGGCCAGGAGTCGCAGCGCCATGTCTTTGTCTGGTGATGCAG TGACCCCCATTTGTCCTCGCTCAGCCTCCTGTCACCCAATGAGCGCAACATCCTTCAAGTCACTCCAGTCACGCAGCACCGAGCGACCAATCAGAACAAGCCTTAATTTTGAGAAACCAATAAGAGAAAACATTTCTTTGGACACCCGCACTCGCAGAAGGACCACCCAGATTATCCCG GTCGACAGAAAGGATAAGGACAACGTCAGAAAGTCATGGAGTAACTTGTCATATCCCACTACTCCCACTCTGAGCCTCTTCACGCCCAAGAGAGCTCCTTCACCCGCCGGGAACTGCAGCAGGGTCACCAATCCATCACCTAACAG GAGCTCCACTGCTAAACCTTCTCAAAAGTCTCCTAACCCTAAAAAGTCTCCAACCCCACCTGCATCAATGCGTCTGTCTGCTAGCAACCCCTCTTTATCACCGGGTAACCTCAGGCCCAACAGAGTAAACCCGGAGAGCTCGAGAGTCAGTCCAGAGGGAGAGGGGGGCAAAAAAGGGGCGATGTTGACAAGCGTTGACCCTCCCAAAACTAAACCAGAAACTCCTGTGACCAAACCTGAACCTTCAGCAG AAAGTGCTGGAAGTCCTCCATCAATACGACCCTATGCGGGCACAACAGATCCAGAGGAAGCATCTCGCCTGCTGGCTGAAAAACGTCGGCAGGCCAGAGAGCAAAGAGAACGAGAAGAGGAAGAAAGGAGACAACAGGAAGAGGCTGAAAG gcGCGGCAGGGAGGAGATGGCCCGCAGGAAGGCAGAAGAGAGAgcgaagagagaggaggaggcGCAGCGGCAGGCAGAGGAGAGGGGGAGaagggaggaggaggagaagcGTTTAGAGGAGGAGAGGGctcaaaaagagagagaggaagctGAACGCCTGCAGAaacag aaagaagaagaggaggcTCGGCAGAGAGAGGAGGCTGAGTGTTTGCGcctggagagagagaagcaCTTTCAGAAAGAGGAGGCAGAGAGACTCGAGAGGAAGAAG CGCCTCGAGGAAATCATGAAACGCACACGGCGATCTGATCCG AAGACAACCCCTCAGAAAAATGGTGACGTCAGCCGGGAGAGAGGACAAGATTCAA CAATGTCAGGTAGCCCCTCAGTGAGTGTGTCCACACCTCAGTCTCCTGAGACAGATCGCAGTGACAGTAATGGGCACACAGGCCCCAGCTTCATCACACCTATACTGCCCACTGCAGGTCACAG TACAGTCCTGGCTGCCCAGCTTAGAGAAAATGGCATTGCCACAGAGAAAGAGACCTTTGAGGAGGTCATAGAGGTTCCCATGACCTCCAAACTGTCTCGTCAGGATGGAGACGGGGAGGAGATGGAAAACAAGGAGGAAGAGAAGAGGAAAGTTCCCCTCTTGGCCTTCACAGAGAATGGAAGCACACACAGTACGAATGAACTGGAGGAGAACCCGGCACAGCAGAGAGCAG ATATTGTATGA
- the map7b gene encoding ensconsin isoform X6, producing the protein MLKNDERQRLARERREELDKQNATRDSKWLEREERAQHFYEKQLEERRKKLEEQRLREERRRAAVEEKRRQRLEEDQARYEAVIRKTMEKSQRVRPKSNRWSWGGTLSASTSHNNDAERRSVSTMNLSKHMDPVISKRLSSSSATLLNSPDRALLKQTSQSSSCLLKKTLSKSKISREKIPQEQSAGIRRMPLTPWENSMVNRLQTPTHSYLARSRSAMSLSGDAVTPICPRSASCHPMSATSFKSLQSRSTERPIRTSLNFEKPIRENISLDTRTRRRTTQIIPVDRKDKDNVRKSWSNLSYPTTPTLSLFTPKRAPSPAGNCSRVTNPSPNRSSTAKPSQKSPNPKKSPTPPASMRLSASNPSLSPGNLRPNRVNPESSRVSPEGEGGKKGAMLTSVDPPKTKPETPVTKPEPSAESAGSPPSIRPYAGTTDPEEASRLLAEKRRQAREQREREEEERRQQEEAERRGREEMARRKAEERAKREEEAQRQAEERGRREEEEKRLEEERAQKEREEAERLQKQKEEEEARQREEAECLRLEREKHFQKEEAERLERKKRLEEIMKRTRRSDPKTTPQKNGDVSRERGQDSTMSGSPSVSVSTPQSPETDRSDSNGHTGPSFITPILPTAGHSTVLAAQLRENGIATEKETFEEVIEVPMTSKLSRQDGDGEEMENKEEEKRKVPLLAFTENGSTHSTNELEENPAQQRADIV; encoded by the exons ATGCTGAAGAACGATGAAAGACAGAGACTCGCTCGTGAGCGAAGGGAGGAGCTGGACAAACAGAATG ctACACGAGATTCGAAGTGGCTTGAGCGAGAGGAGAGAGCGCAACATTTTTACGAGAAACAGTTGGAGGAGCGGAGAAAGAAGCTGGAGGAGCAAAGGCTAAGAGAGGAGAGGAGACGCGCCGCTGTGGAGGAAAAACGTCGACAGAGACTAGAGGAGGATCAG GCACGGTATGAAGCTGTTATCAGGAAGACCATGGAGAAGAGTCAGAGAGTCAGGCCTAAATCAAACCGCTGGAGCTGGGGCGGAACACTGTCGGCTAGCACCTCACACAATAATG aTGCGGAAAGAAGGTCAGTATCCACCATGAATCTGTCTAAACACATGGACCCAGTCATTTCCAAACGTCTCTCCTCTTCTTCAGCAACACTGCTGAATTCACCAGATAGAG CCTTACTGAAGCAGACGTCTCAGTCATCGTCttgcttgttaaaaaaaacactgtctaAATCCAAAATCTCCAGAGAGAAGATCCCTCAGGAACAATCAGCAG GTATACGTCGCATGCCTCTGACCCCATGGGAGAATTCGATGGTCAATCGACTTCAGACACCAACACACTCGTATCTGGCCAGGAGTCGCAGCGCCATGTCTTTGTCTGGTGATGCAG TGACCCCCATTTGTCCTCGCTCAGCCTCCTGTCACCCAATGAGCGCAACATCCTTCAAGTCACTCCAGTCACGCAGCACCGAGCGACCAATCAGAACAAGCCTTAATTTTGAGAAACCAATAAGAGAAAACATTTCTTTGGACACCCGCACTCGCAGAAGGACCACCCAGATTATCCCG GTCGACAGAAAGGATAAGGACAACGTCAGAAAGTCATGGAGTAACTTGTCATATCCCACTACTCCCACTCTGAGCCTCTTCACGCCCAAGAGAGCTCCTTCACCCGCCGGGAACTGCAGCAGGGTCACCAATCCATCACCTAACAG GAGCTCCACTGCTAAACCTTCTCAAAAGTCTCCTAACCCTAAAAAGTCTCCAACCCCACCTGCATCAATGCGTCTGTCTGCTAGCAACCCCTCTTTATCACCGGGTAACCTCAGGCCCAACAGAGTAAACCCGGAGAGCTCGAGAGTCAGTCCAGAGGGAGAGGGGGGCAAAAAAGGGGCGATGTTGACAAGCGTTGACCCTCCCAAAACTAAACCAGAAACTCCTGTGACCAAACCTGAACCTTCAGCAG AAAGTGCTGGAAGTCCTCCATCAATACGACCCTATGCGGGCACAACAGATCCAGAGGAAGCATCTCGCCTGCTGGCTGAAAAACGTCGGCAGGCCAGAGAGCAAAGAGAACGAGAAGAGGAAGAAAGGAGACAACAGGAAGAGGCTGAAAG gcGCGGCAGGGAGGAGATGGCCCGCAGGAAGGCAGAAGAGAGAgcgaagagagaggaggaggcGCAGCGGCAGGCAGAGGAGAGGGGGAGaagggaggaggaggagaagcGTTTAGAGGAGGAGAGGGctcaaaaagagagagaggaagctGAACGCCTGCAGAaacag aaagaagaagaggaggcTCGGCAGAGAGAGGAGGCTGAGTGTTTGCGcctggagagagagaagcaCTTTCAGAAAGAGGAGGCAGAGAGACTCGAGAGGAAGAAG CGCCTCGAGGAAATCATGAAACGCACACGGCGATCTGATCCG AAGACAACCCCTCAGAAAAATGGTGACGTCAGCCGGGAGAGAGGACAAGATTCAA CAATGTCAGGTAGCCCCTCAGTGAGTGTGTCCACACCTCAGTCTCCTGAGACAGATCGCAGTGACAGTAATGGGCACACAGGCCCCAGCTTCATCACACCTATACTGCCCACTGCAGGTCACAG TACAGTCCTGGCTGCCCAGCTTAGAGAAAATGGCATTGCCACAGAGAAAGAGACCTTTGAGGAGGTCATAGAGGTTCCCATGACCTCCAAACTGTCTCGTCAGGATGGAGACGGGGAGGAGATGGAAAACAAGGAGGAAGAGAAGAGGAAAGTTCCCCTCTTGGCCTTCACAGAGAATGGAAGCACACACAGTACGAATGAACTGGAGGAGAACCCGGCACAGCAGAGAGCAG ATATTGTATGA